One region of Glycine max cultivar Williams 82 chromosome 9, Glycine_max_v4.0, whole genome shotgun sequence genomic DNA includes:
- the LOC102662613 gene encoding uncharacterized protein, whose amino-acid sequence MGSSSEAGWEWKFLWRRNLFDNEMGMASDFIDQTAGINLNALVKDSWVWGATSNGIFSSKSAYLCIKAEQPSEDYQLGFCQLWGTKIPPRALIFAWRLFWDRLPTKENLSKRQVDLANDSCPFCQNHPKSSSHMFFTCQKVLPLWWEFNTWVKEPRALPCRPMDHFLQHSSIAGSKASNSRRRIWWIAATRSIWKLRNDMIFHNQSFHISKLVDNTNFLTWSWLRGWEKDFNAPFHQWSTAMPMAFT is encoded by the coding sequence ATGGGTTCTTCCAGTGAAGCGGGGTGGGAATGGAAATTCCTGTGGAGGCGCAACCTCTTTGACAATGAAATGGGGATGGCCTCTGATTTTATTGACCAAACTGCTGGCATTAATCTAAATGCATTGGTTAAGGATAGTTGGGTGTGGGGAGCTACTTCTAATGGGATTTTCTCTTCTAAATCTGCTTATTTATGCATTAAAGCTGAGCAGCCTTCTGAAGATTATCAGCTTGGGTTCTGCCAACTGTGGGGTACCAAAATCCCTCCTAGAGCTCTAATTTTTGCGTGGAGATTGTTTTGGGACAGGCTCCCTACTAAGGAGAACTTATCCAAGAGACAAGTTGATCTTGCCAATGATTCATGTCCCTTCTGCCAAAACCACCCTAAATCTAGCTCTCATATGTTTTTCACTTGTCAAAAAGTTCTGCCTTTGTGGTGGGAATTCAATACGTGGGTAAAGGAGCCTAGAGCTCTCCCTTGCAGGCCCATGGATCATTTCCTTCAGCACTCTTCCATAGCAGGTTCGAAGGCTTCAAATTCAAGAAGGAGAATCTGGTGGATAGCAGCTACAAGGTCCATATGGAAGCTCAGAAATGATATGATCTTTCATAACCAGTCTTTCCACATTTCTAAGTTGGTGGATAACACTAACTTCCTCACTTGGTCCTGGTTGAGGGGATGGGAAAAGGACTTCAATGCCCCTTTTCACCAATGGTCCACAGCCATGCCTATGGCCTTTACTTAG